From the Teredinibacter turnerae T7901 genome, one window contains:
- a CDS encoding transporter substrate-binding domain-containing protein — MVNGNDGVAAYAKGVLKIVLSKLPESYDWDESTEASTEARVTQMLADNDLDIVWYATTKDFEQRMRPIRIPLYKGLFGYRIFMIKQGTQSKFDGIETLTDLNRISMGQGRFWADADILEANGLNVVKVTKYESLFYMLDGGRFDAFPRGVHEPWYEMPRYPDLDLTVEKNLMVSYTNPFYFFVNKDNTDLAEKIERGFREAIADGSFDDYFFNDPTVTNVLKKANLAARTVINIRNPLLPSGTPVDDPTLWIDPSKL, encoded by the coding sequence ATGGTTAATGGCAACGATGGTGTTGCCGCTTATGCCAAAGGCGTATTAAAAATCGTCTTAAGCAAACTTCCAGAAAGTTACGACTGGGACGAAAGCACCGAAGCGAGCACCGAAGCGCGGGTTACCCAGATGCTGGCAGATAATGATCTGGACATAGTCTGGTACGCCACGACCAAGGATTTCGAGCAGCGCATGCGGCCAATTCGAATTCCACTTTACAAAGGTTTGTTCGGCTACCGTATTTTCATGATTAAGCAGGGAACCCAATCAAAGTTTGATGGTATAGAAACACTGACCGATTTAAATCGAATTTCTATGGGGCAAGGCCGCTTCTGGGCGGATGCAGATATTCTCGAGGCCAACGGCCTGAACGTCGTTAAAGTTACCAAATATGAAAGCCTGTTCTATATGCTGGACGGTGGCCGATTTGATGCCTTCCCGCGGGGTGTACATGAACCCTGGTACGAAATGCCTCGCTACCCCGATCTGGATTTAACCGTAGAAAAAAACTTAATGGTGTCTTATACCAACCCATTTTATTTTTTCGTAAATAAAGACAACACCGATCTTGCAGAAAAAATTGAACGCGGATTTCGCGAAGCTATTGCTGATGGCAGTTTCGACGATTATTTTTTCAACGACCCTACCGTAACCAATGTGCTAAAGAAAGCGAATCTGGCTGCGCGTACAGTTATCAACATACGCAACCCTCTGCTGCCATCAGGCACACCGGTTGATGACCCAACACTCTGGATAGATCCATCCAAGCTCTAA
- the flgF gene encoding flagellar basal-body rod protein FlgF — MDKALYIAMSGAKHNMRAQTVHANNLANVNTTGFKADFARARSMPIYFGEGHPTRAYALEEIPATDFRQGPLVETGRDLDVAVEGDGFIAVQSPDGSEAYTRAGSLFIDALGMLRTGNGLPVLGNGGPIAIPAAEKVEISGDGSITVIALGQGVDAPVQVDRIKLVNPPTDTIQRGIDGLIHLLDDAQGELPADGNVRIISGFVEGSNVNAVNELTSVMSLARQYEMQVKIMQTVKEDSEASARLLQPAS, encoded by the coding sequence ATGGATAAAGCACTTTACATAGCGATGAGCGGAGCAAAACACAACATGCGCGCGCAGACCGTGCATGCTAACAATCTTGCGAACGTAAATACCACTGGTTTTAAAGCCGATTTTGCGCGAGCTCGTAGTATGCCGATTTATTTTGGTGAGGGGCACCCCACCCGTGCCTACGCGCTTGAGGAGATACCCGCGACGGATTTCCGTCAGGGTCCCCTGGTTGAGACCGGTCGCGACTTAGATGTGGCGGTAGAAGGTGACGGTTTTATAGCGGTTCAAAGCCCGGATGGTAGCGAAGCTTATACCCGAGCCGGCTCCTTGTTTATCGATGCGCTTGGTATGTTACGCACCGGCAACGGATTGCCGGTGCTCGGCAACGGCGGGCCTATCGCGATCCCTGCGGCAGAAAAAGTAGAAATTTCCGGTGATGGCAGTATTACGGTTATTGCGCTTGGTCAGGGAGTGGATGCGCCCGTTCAGGTTGATCGCATCAAATTGGTCAACCCGCCGACGGATACAATACAGCGCGGTATCGATGGTTTAATCCATCTGCTTGATGATGCACAGGGTGAGCTGCCTGCTGATGGCAACGTGCGAATTATTTCCGGATTTGTCGAAGGCAGTAACGTTAACGCTGTGAATGAATTGACGAGTGTAATGAGTCTGGCTCGGCAATACGAAATGCAGGTAAAAATTATGCAGACGGTAAAAGAAGATTCCGAAGCATCGGCACGTCTGTTGCAACCTGCCAGTTAA
- the flgG gene encoding flagellar basal-body rod protein FlgG, whose translation MHAALYVSKTGLAAQDTKLTTVANNLANASTVGFKRDRAVFEDLLYQIQRQPGAQNTEDTQLPSGLQLGTGVRVVGTQKQFDYGSLQVTNQPLDVAIDGRGFFQILQPDGTIGYTRAGQFHLSNQGEIVDPTGLLLQPAITIPDNAESVTIGTDGTVSARIAGVAAPAILGNIQTVDFVNPAGLQAIGGNLFLETAASGNPIQGIPGQNGLGQVEQGMLENSNVDIVEEMVNMITTQRAYEMNSKIVSTADQMLQFVTQNL comes from the coding sequence ATGCACGCCGCACTTTATGTCAGTAAAACGGGTCTTGCCGCGCAAGATACCAAATTAACCACTGTTGCGAATAATTTAGCTAATGCGTCGACTGTGGGCTTTAAGCGTGATCGTGCGGTGTTTGAAGACCTGCTCTATCAAATTCAGCGACAGCCAGGCGCACAAAATACGGAAGACACGCAACTTCCTTCTGGCCTGCAGTTGGGTACAGGGGTGCGCGTGGTCGGCACGCAAAAACAGTTCGATTACGGCAGCCTGCAGGTGACCAACCAGCCGTTGGATGTCGCCATTGATGGGCGCGGATTTTTTCAAATTTTGCAGCCAGACGGCACTATTGGTTACACCCGGGCAGGTCAGTTTCATTTGAGTAACCAAGGCGAAATTGTCGATCCAACCGGTTTGTTGCTACAACCTGCCATCACTATTCCTGATAATGCGGAGAGCGTGACCATTGGTACAGATGGAACTGTGAGCGCGAGAATTGCCGGTGTAGCAGCGCCCGCGATCCTGGGCAACATTCAAACCGTTGATTTTGTTAACCCCGCTGGCCTGCAGGCGATTGGCGGTAATCTCTTTCTCGAGACGGCTGCAAGTGGTAACCCTATTCAGGGAATTCCCGGGCAAAACGGCTTGGGACAAGTAGAGCAGGGTATGCTGGAAAACTCAAACGTGGATATTGTTGAAGAAATGGTAAACATGATAACCACCCAGCGCGCCTACGAAATGAATTCAAAAATTGTTTCCACTGCGGATCAGATGCTGCAGTTTGTCACGCAGAATCTGTAA
- the flgH gene encoding flagellar basal body L-ring protein FlgH, with translation MSNWPAVLRLCATALFGGWLLAGCVGQPPLPDDPYYAPVMQPKPAPDMPQNGSLFAESTAMSLFNDRKATRVGDIINVVLQERTTSSKSSNMDLKKNNDVSVGGSAGDPVVFGTVPGLGNLGLTADLSSAKEFKGEAGADQSNQLTGNISVTVVDVYPNGTLLVRGEKWITLNQGNEYIRLSGLVRPDDVEPDNTVVSTKLANARITYSGTGEFADSQQMGWLTRFFHNPVWPF, from the coding sequence ATGAGTAACTGGCCCGCCGTATTGCGCTTGTGTGCTACCGCTTTGTTCGGTGGCTGGCTCCTCGCCGGTTGTGTGGGTCAGCCACCGCTACCAGACGATCCCTATTACGCGCCCGTGATGCAACCAAAACCCGCTCCGGACATGCCGCAGAACGGTTCTCTGTTTGCAGAAAGCACGGCCATGAGCCTGTTCAACGATAGAAAAGCGACCCGTGTTGGCGACATTATCAATGTGGTATTGCAAGAGCGCACCACGTCTTCAAAATCCTCCAATATGGATCTTAAAAAGAACAACGATGTATCTGTAGGTGGCTCTGCCGGAGACCCCGTTGTTTTTGGTACAGTACCAGGGCTAGGGAATTTGGGTTTAACCGCAGACTTATCGTCGGCGAAGGAATTCAAAGGTGAAGCGGGTGCGGACCAGAGTAATCAGCTAACAGGCAATATTTCCGTTACTGTGGTGGATGTTTATCCCAACGGAACCTTACTGGTTCGCGGCGAAAAGTGGATTACGCTTAATCAAGGTAATGAGTATATCCGGTTGAGCGGCCTTGTGCGCCCAGACGACGTAGAGCCTGATAATACGGTGGTCTCAACCAAGTTAGCCAACGCTCGGATAACCTACTCGGGCACAGGAGAGTTCGCCGACTCGCAGCAAATGGGATGGCTGACACGCTTCTTTCACAACCCAGTGTGGCCTTTCTAA
- a CDS encoding flagellar basal body P-ring protein FlgI, translating into MSYPYLNRLFFLGCICVSFFCSLAVAERIKDITTVEGVRTNQLVGYGLVVGLDGSGDQTNQTPFTTQSFNTMLKQFGITVPEGAGFQLKNVAAVAVHAELPPFSKPGQAIDVTVSSIANAKSLRGGVLLLTPLKGIDGRIYAVAQGNLIVGGFGAEGQDGSRITVNVPSVGRVPGGAMVERSVPTAFGGNDRIVFNLHTPDFTTAKRVADSINELVGPGVATPMDAASIAVQAPQNPAHRVDYLSLLENIDVTPGESAAKIIINSRTGTIVVGQHVRVAPVAVTHGSLTVTVREGVEISQPNPLGEGETVVVPDSAVSIEEKSGPMFEFSPGPTLNDIVRAVNEVGAAPGDLMAILEALKQAGALKAEIVVI; encoded by the coding sequence ATGTCGTACCCTTACCTGAACCGGTTGTTTTTTCTTGGCTGCATCTGCGTTTCTTTTTTTTGCAGCTTGGCAGTCGCCGAGCGGATTAAAGATATAACCACTGTTGAAGGTGTGCGCACGAACCAGCTTGTTGGGTACGGCTTGGTCGTGGGGCTCGATGGTTCCGGCGACCAAACCAACCAAACGCCGTTTACTACGCAGTCCTTCAATACCATGCTTAAGCAGTTTGGTATTACCGTTCCCGAGGGCGCAGGGTTCCAATTAAAAAATGTCGCGGCCGTGGCGGTACATGCAGAGCTGCCACCATTTTCCAAACCCGGTCAGGCAATTGACGTTACCGTTTCCTCCATCGCCAATGCCAAAAGCTTGCGTGGTGGCGTGTTGTTACTGACTCCTCTCAAGGGGATCGACGGTCGGATCTATGCGGTGGCGCAGGGCAATTTGATTGTCGGTGGCTTTGGTGCCGAAGGGCAGGACGGCTCGCGGATTACGGTCAACGTTCCCAGCGTTGGTCGCGTGCCGGGTGGCGCTATGGTAGAGCGGTCTGTGCCGACGGCGTTCGGTGGCAACGATCGCATTGTCTTCAACCTGCACACCCCGGATTTCACCACGGCGAAAAGAGTGGCCGACAGTATTAACGAACTGGTTGGGCCCGGTGTGGCAACGCCAATGGACGCGGCATCAATCGCGGTACAGGCGCCGCAAAATCCGGCGCATCGCGTCGATTATTTATCGCTACTGGAAAACATCGATGTTACCCCAGGAGAGTCTGCCGCAAAAATTATTATTAATTCCCGCACTGGCACTATTGTGGTTGGCCAGCATGTACGTGTTGCCCCGGTCGCCGTCACTCACGGTTCACTTACCGTTACCGTGCGCGAAGGTGTAGAGATAAGCCAACCCAACCCGCTGGGTGAAGGCGAGACGGTAGTCGTACCCGATAGTGCTGTTTCTATCGAAGAGAAAAGTGGACCTATGTTCGAGTTTAGCCCAGGCCCAACGCTGAATGACATTGTGCGGGCGGTGAATGAGGTGGGCGCTGCGCCCGGCGATTTAATGGCTATTCTCGAAGCGCTTAAGCAGGCCGGTGCATTAAAAGCCGAGATCGTGGTGATCTGA
- the flgJ gene encoding flagellar assembly peptidoglycan hydrolase FlgJ, which yields MNSLNSARFMDPALLQKNVDAYTDLNSLQKLKITEDKDEALRKVAEQFESMFLNMMLKSMRDANAVFEKDSMFNSSESNFYRDMYDQQLSLTLSQRNGGIGIADTLYRQMARRYEKEFAPVGGEASLSELKRSIRPNPAAGVPPSNVSTPNVSTSSVSTSNDSAGTRIPLSQSPEEFVATVLPAVQKAADKLDVPVSVLAAQSALETGWGNSVLAHSDGRSTFNIFNIKADDRWQGDSVELRSLEFDGSSFVPQKSRFRSYESLAAAVDDYVAFIKNNPRYQQALAASADGQRYIEELAEAGYATDPAYAEKIMHTHERVATELASLGQPDGRGSL from the coding sequence ATGAACAGTTTAAACTCAGCGCGTTTCATGGACCCGGCATTGTTGCAAAAAAACGTCGATGCCTATACCGACCTGAATAGCTTACAAAAGCTAAAAATCACCGAAGATAAAGACGAGGCTTTGCGTAAGGTTGCCGAGCAATTTGAATCCATGTTTCTGAACATGATGCTCAAAAGTATGCGCGACGCTAACGCGGTGTTTGAAAAAGACAGCATGTTCAACAGCTCGGAAAGCAATTTTTATCGCGACATGTACGATCAGCAACTTTCTCTCACCCTGTCACAACGCAATGGTGGCATCGGTATCGCGGATACCCTGTATCGCCAAATGGCGAGGCGCTATGAAAAAGAGTTTGCGCCTGTTGGCGGAGAAGCGTCACTTTCTGAACTGAAAAGATCGATCAGACCAAACCCAGCCGCCGGTGTTCCTCCGTCCAATGTTTCAACACCCAATGTTTCTACGTCAAGTGTTTCAACCTCGAATGATTCGGCGGGTACGCGTATACCTTTGAGCCAGTCGCCCGAAGAATTTGTCGCCACAGTGTTACCTGCCGTGCAAAAAGCTGCCGACAAGCTGGATGTTCCCGTCAGCGTGCTTGCCGCTCAGTCTGCGTTGGAAACCGGTTGGGGCAACTCGGTGTTAGCCCACAGTGACGGCCGCAGCACATTCAATATTTTTAATATAAAGGCCGATGATCGATGGCAGGGCGACAGTGTGGAGCTGCGTTCCTTGGAATTTGACGGTAGTAGTTTTGTACCGCAAAAATCACGCTTTCGCAGTTATGAGTCCCTGGCGGCAGCAGTGGATGATTACGTTGCGTTTATTAAGAACAACCCCCGTTATCAGCAGGCGTTGGCAGCCAGTGCCGACGGTCAACGCTACATAGAGGAATTGGCAGAAGCCGGCTATGCCACAGATCCCGCATATGCGGAAAAAATCATGCACACGCATGAACGCGTGGCAACGGAGCTGGCGTCGCTTGGACAACCGGACGGAAGAGGCTCGTTATGA
- the flgK gene encoding flagellar hook-associated protein FlgK has product MTSNLLGISITGLRAAQASLSTTGHNISNAGVEGYSRQRVNIETNPATFNGSHYIGSGANIQEIERFANDFVSEQLRQDSALAADMNIYYDYVRQLDNLLADTSTGLASGFESFFAAMQNGQDDPTSIPARQLILSESENLADRFNTLYDRFQTIENNVDEALKAAVAQVNALVANIAEFNLNIADATAIGNGAPPNDLLDKRDEALRQLAELVPIQTYEEGLNQINVVFGSGQNLVVGAKARELTLQPGDDNYARLDAVFKSEQGSEVVTDLVQGGEIGGLLRFRDETLQNVFNEFGRIALVMADSFNQAHKQGLTLENNFGENFFNDVNDPQIAARRVIGNSNNAMPNDRQMRLNIADSSQLTTSDYHVEIERGGVITVERLSDGKEVATGLMPGSFPFSLKFDGLELMFDGGTFQNGDNFLLQPTHTGGRDFGSALVNAESIAFGSPLVTDASISNQGNGVISAGEVLSLTDINGNALPLFGDDGTMNPPLIVRFNSPTSYDILDNSDPGNPVDLDPPIRNQRYVPGMSNPLFGTDPGATRVSANGEMTGLPIGRQPATQAALHMAPPIANAPNFAVQDFSGSANQFAFDVVVSGTADGAWDGTRTILVDGAAIADNNSLLAELNSQLQGSGVTAYLADNGSLAFRLDHAGYGDITLQNYASDPDGNGDNAPAGQASNLLGFNIEGATFTTVGGINGASGTGFMTNGYPAEAITITTAAEMAGGTPLTQSLFTHQNGSVKELASALNNIAGVSANAFNYMEISNLKLTQAAPLQLNINGSDLVEYETDPSGNPVLADAVPDPQTDSDAFNSYIADRINADPQLSAAGIYAQAAIDPITGQAELRVHSSEGDDLQFTLTAAAGESVDISDGDNPNIALTSAGNGIGTAMTVGGRLDVTLAEGMSLGTFPPESMIFGDTRVADFAKSAYVGIQAELAGIPDTGDTFTLDFNWDAASDSRNAMDLVNLATGKLVGGGVASLSESYGALVESVGIDAAAAKINAEAAEQVLSQTTQMRDSLSGVNLDEEAANLIRFEQLYSANTQVISVARDLFDRLINTF; this is encoded by the coding sequence ATGACATCGAATCTCCTCGGGATCAGCATTACCGGGCTGCGCGCCGCGCAGGCATCGCTTAGTACGACGGGCCACAATATTTCCAACGCTGGAGTAGAGGGGTATAGCCGACAGCGCGTTAATATTGAGACTAACCCCGCGACGTTTAACGGTAGCCATTACATCGGTTCCGGTGCAAACATCCAGGAGATCGAACGGTTCGCCAACGACTTCGTTTCTGAGCAGCTGCGGCAGGACAGTGCGTTGGCCGCGGACATGAATATTTACTACGACTACGTGCGCCAGCTCGATAACCTTTTAGCTGATACCTCCACCGGGCTTGCGTCGGGATTTGAATCTTTCTTTGCCGCTATGCAAAACGGACAGGACGACCCGACATCCATTCCCGCTCGTCAGCTCATTTTGAGCGAATCGGAAAATCTCGCAGACCGCTTTAATACCCTGTACGACCGCTTTCAAACTATTGAGAACAATGTGGATGAGGCATTAAAAGCCGCGGTCGCTCAAGTGAACGCGCTCGTCGCTAATATCGCCGAGTTTAATTTGAACATTGCGGATGCTACTGCTATTGGCAATGGCGCACCGCCCAACGATCTATTGGATAAACGCGACGAAGCGTTGCGCCAGTTGGCAGAGCTGGTTCCCATCCAAACGTATGAAGAGGGATTGAACCAGATTAACGTGGTATTTGGTTCCGGCCAAAATCTGGTGGTCGGTGCTAAAGCACGTGAGCTGACATTGCAGCCGGGAGATGACAATTACGCTCGTCTGGATGCCGTATTTAAAAGTGAGCAGGGCAGTGAGGTGGTTACCGACCTGGTTCAGGGGGGTGAAATAGGCGGGTTGCTCAGATTTCGCGACGAAACTCTGCAAAACGTGTTTAATGAATTTGGCCGTATCGCCCTGGTGATGGCGGACAGTTTTAATCAGGCGCATAAACAGGGACTGACGCTCGAAAATAATTTTGGAGAGAATTTTTTTAACGATGTAAATGACCCTCAAATCGCTGCGCGGCGTGTTATTGGCAACTCCAATAATGCGATGCCCAATGATCGTCAAATGCGGCTGAATATTGCGGACAGTTCTCAGCTGACCACCAGCGATTATCACGTCGAAATTGAGCGGGGCGGAGTCATTACAGTGGAGCGGTTGAGTGACGGCAAGGAAGTGGCGACCGGATTAATGCCCGGCTCGTTTCCTTTTAGCCTGAAGTTCGATGGCCTAGAACTTATGTTCGACGGTGGCACCTTTCAAAATGGTGATAATTTTCTGCTCCAGCCAACGCACACCGGTGGTCGCGATTTTGGATCGGCTTTGGTCAATGCCGAGAGTATTGCATTTGGCAGTCCGCTGGTAACCGATGCCAGTATCAGCAACCAGGGCAACGGGGTGATTTCCGCCGGCGAAGTTTTATCACTTACCGATATAAACGGCAATGCATTACCGTTATTCGGTGACGATGGCACAATGAATCCACCGCTTATCGTTCGTTTTAATTCTCCGACCAGCTACGATATTTTAGATAATTCAGACCCAGGTAATCCGGTGGATCTCGATCCACCCATTCGCAATCAGCGCTATGTGCCGGGCATGAGCAATCCACTTTTTGGGACGGACCCGGGAGCAACCCGGGTATCTGCCAACGGCGAGATGACTGGTTTGCCGATCGGCAGGCAGCCAGCGACACAGGCTGCGTTGCACATGGCTCCCCCCATTGCAAATGCGCCCAACTTTGCCGTACAGGACTTTAGCGGTTCTGCAAATCAATTTGCGTTTGATGTGGTTGTGAGTGGTACCGCTGATGGAGCTTGGGATGGCACTCGTACAATATTGGTGGACGGAGCGGCGATTGCGGATAACAACAGTCTGTTGGCAGAACTGAATTCACAGTTGCAAGGCAGTGGTGTCACGGCATATCTGGCTGATAACGGTTCCTTGGCGTTTCGGTTAGACCACGCCGGTTACGGTGATATAACCCTGCAAAATTACGCAAGTGACCCTGATGGTAACGGCGATAACGCTCCCGCCGGACAGGCGTCCAATTTACTTGGGTTTAATATTGAAGGCGCAACGTTTACGACTGTGGGCGGGATTAATGGCGCATCCGGTACCGGGTTTATGACCAACGGCTACCCGGCTGAAGCTATTACCATCACAACGGCGGCGGAAATGGCCGGCGGCACGCCGTTAACGCAAAGTTTGTTTACGCATCAAAATGGCTCGGTGAAAGAACTGGCGAGTGCATTGAACAACATCGCCGGTGTTTCGGCCAATGCATTTAATTACATGGAAATAAGTAATTTGAAGCTGACCCAAGCAGCGCCCTTGCAACTTAATATTAACGGTAGTGACCTGGTCGAATACGAGACGGACCCTTCCGGTAACCCAGTGCTTGCTGACGCGGTTCCCGATCCACAGACTGATTCCGATGCATTTAACAGCTATATTGCAGATCGTATTAACGCTGATCCACAACTTTCGGCGGCAGGAATTTATGCGCAAGCGGCGATTGATCCGATTACAGGTCAGGCAGAGTTGCGTGTGCACTCCAGTGAAGGCGACGATCTGCAATTTACCCTGACCGCCGCTGCGGGTGAATCTGTGGATATTAGTGATGGCGACAATCCGAACATTGCACTCACCAGTGCGGGCAACGGTATCGGCACCGCAATGACCGTCGGCGGTCGTCTGGATGTGACCCTGGCAGAGGGTATGAGCCTGGGTACCTTCCCACCGGAAAGCATGATATTTGGCGATACACGGGTTGCGGATTTCGCCAAGTCCGCTTATGTAGGAATACAGGCTGAACTCGCTGGAATTCCCGACACAGGCGATACATTTACGCTGGATTTTAATTGGGATGCGGCGTCCGACAGCCGCAATGCTATGGACCTGGTCAACCTCGCCACGGGCAAATTAGTGGGCGGTGGTGTGGCTAGCCTGTCCGAGAGCTATGGCGCGCTGGTCGAGAGTGTGGGTATTGATGCTGCAGCTGCGAAAATAAATGCTGAAGCCGCAGAGCAGGTGCTCAGCCAAACGACTCAAATGCGCGACTCTCTCTCGGGTGTCAATCTCGATGAAGAGGCGGCAAACTTAATCCGCTTTGAGCAATTGTATTCCGCTAACACTCAGGTCATTTCTGTTGCCCGCGATCTCTTTGATCGATTAATTAATACTTTTTAG
- the flgL gene encoding flagellar hook-associated protein FlgL → MRISSLQIFNIANKSMSDASREMVHTQEQLSTGARVLTPADDPVASTKIMQLTTDLANIDQYRKNIDLAENNLVAEESAMTSVGNLLQRIQELAVQAGNTATLSESEYDALAAEVDTRLDELLNLLNSQNANGDYIFGGYKSGQEPFSGTAASGFRYNGDEGQQYVKIANNTTIAASDSGKELFVDVESAENTIHTYASSANKSVPGIAISVGEVIDQEAFDEFYPRDMVVTFNSDNQISPAGKNYTITERTTGRIVVANQPFIGGNDIEVNGVRFRITGHPVSGEAALPSTRNFGSQGAVVYPYDFSPPANETFTIRVGGRTETLTLDGLVTNAADFVALMNSTGNGNAQILAELGVTVDATGFKVASGAPITLGGGSGNLNAVTGLTVDGSSTSADGVPGKPGDRVFIDSSNKQDVLTTLARFSEAMKHFDGSDESRESLDKMVGVTLDNLKNAQTSILDVTAKLGARYNTLESTRDLHLDTELVTRDVLGELRDLDYAEATTRLSAQSMILQAAQSTFIRVSQLNLFSQL, encoded by the coding sequence ATGCGTATCTCATCTTTGCAAATTTTTAATATCGCCAACAAGAGCATGTCAGACGCCAGTCGAGAGATGGTGCACACTCAAGAGCAGCTTTCCACCGGTGCTCGCGTGCTAACTCCGGCTGATGACCCCGTTGCTTCAACAAAAATCATGCAGCTCACAACGGACCTGGCGAATATCGATCAATACCGTAAAAATATCGATTTGGCTGAAAATAACCTGGTTGCAGAAGAGTCAGCAATGACCAGCGTTGGCAACCTGTTACAGCGTATCCAGGAGCTGGCGGTGCAAGCAGGTAATACCGCAACGCTCTCTGAAAGTGAATACGATGCGTTGGCGGCAGAAGTCGATACCCGCTTGGATGAGTTGCTGAATTTATTGAATAGCCAGAATGCCAATGGCGACTATATTTTTGGCGGTTATAAAAGCGGTCAAGAGCCTTTTTCGGGTACTGCGGCCAGTGGCTTTCGCTACAACGGCGATGAAGGCCAGCAATATGTGAAAATTGCGAATAACACCACAATTGCGGCGAGCGATTCAGGTAAAGAACTTTTTGTCGATGTGGAAAGCGCCGAAAACACCATTCACACCTACGCGAGCAGCGCGAACAAATCGGTGCCGGGTATCGCGATATCTGTTGGTGAAGTGATTGACCAGGAAGCTTTCGATGAATTTTATCCCCGCGATATGGTTGTTACCTTTAATTCGGATAACCAAATATCGCCGGCGGGAAAGAATTACACGATTACGGAACGAACCACCGGCCGCATAGTAGTTGCGAACCAGCCGTTTATTGGCGGAAACGATATAGAAGTTAACGGTGTCAGATTTCGGATAACAGGGCATCCGGTTTCCGGCGAGGCGGCGCTGCCATCGACTCGCAATTTTGGCTCACAGGGAGCCGTAGTTTATCCATATGATTTCAGTCCACCGGCTAACGAAACCTTCACCATTCGAGTAGGTGGGCGAACAGAAACACTTACCCTGGATGGGCTGGTGACTAATGCGGCGGATTTTGTAGCGCTAATGAACTCAACGGGGAATGGAAATGCGCAAATTCTTGCGGAGTTGGGTGTTACTGTAGATGCGACTGGGTTTAAGGTTGCCAGTGGCGCTCCCATTACGCTAGGTGGCGGAAGCGGCAATTTAAACGCGGTGACAGGGCTTACAGTTGACGGTTCATCCACCAGTGCGGATGGTGTCCCCGGTAAACCCGGTGACCGTGTGTTTATCGACTCTTCGAATAAGCAGGATGTACTGACTACCCTGGCGCGATTTAGCGAAGCCATGAAGCATTTCGATGGCTCTGATGAATCCCGTGAGTCATTGGATAAAATGGTGGGCGTTACACTCGATAATTTAAAAAACGCGCAAACCAGTATTCTGGATGTGACCGCTAAGCTGGGAGCGCGTTACAACACTTTGGAGAGCACCCGTGATTTGCATCTGGATACCGAACTGGTTACCCGGGATGTACTGGGAGAGTTGCGTGATCTAGATTACGCAGAGGCGACAACCCGACTGTCTGCGCAATCGATGATTCTTCAGGCTGCCCAGTCGACATTTATTCGTGTCAGCCAGCTCAATTTGTTCTCACAGCTTTAA